A genomic window from Tolypothrix sp. PCC 7910 includes:
- the ptsP gene encoding phosphoenolpyruvate--protein phosphotransferase has protein sequence MVGIVIVSHSQQLALGVQQLAAQMVQGRVPLAIAAGIDDPENPLGTDPMQVYEAIASVFGDDGVLVLMDMGSALMSAEMALEFLSPEQRQKVHLCEAPLVEGAIAAVVAASLGHNIQQVIAEARSALVAKATLLGVVNSPLAVVSTASTAFPTKKICLTVNNRLGLHARPAAQFVTTVSKFQSQIWVKNLTRSTNTVRGDSINQVATLGVRQGHELEITASGADAEQALAALAELIANNFGEDDSALELPPAVEHHTPTTHGELSGIAASPGVAIAPVIHYQAAAITPTEYNVEDVEAEWQRLETAIATAQQQIQALFSQASMQIGDTEAGIFVAHLLFLEDPVLLEAVRQRIYDHHLNAEAAWQAVVDEVAASYHQLEDAYLQERVEDVVDVGQRVLRLLGGTSAQALELSEPAILVASDLTPSDTIGLDPSKVLGICTTSGSATSHSAIIARTLGIPAVLGVDAGILYLEDGTIMALDGESGKAWVEPEPDILSILEAKREAWQTTQQEALAKAHQPAITRDGKQVNVFANIGSIADVQVALASGAEGVGLLRTEFLYLGRTSAPTEEEQLAVYQAIAQVLNQQPLIIRTLDVGGDKPLPYIKVPLETNPFLGWRGIRLCLDHPDLFKTQLRAILRASHGHNIKIMLPMIATITEVRAAKAILNEVQRELTQANIPFDTKIKIGIMIEVPAAVAIADQLAAEVDFFSIGTNDLSQYVMAGDRNNPRVANLTDALHPAVLRMVQQTVQAGHAAGIWVGLCGELAADPSATEILLGLGLDELSLNPQAIPILKQAIAQLTISECQAIAASALQLDSATHVRQLTS, from the coding sequence GTGGTCGGAATTGTTATTGTTTCTCACAGTCAACAACTCGCGCTTGGCGTACAGCAACTAGCAGCGCAAATGGTTCAGGGTCGAGTTCCCTTAGCGATCGCAGCGGGGATTGACGATCCGGAAAATCCTTTGGGTACAGATCCGATGCAGGTTTATGAGGCGATCGCATCTGTATTTGGTGATGATGGTGTGCTGGTATTAATGGATATGGGTAGCGCTTTGATGAGTGCAGAAATGGCGCTGGAGTTCCTCTCACCAGAACAACGGCAAAAGGTGCATTTGTGTGAAGCACCGCTAGTAGAAGGTGCGATCGCAGCTGTGGTTGCAGCTTCACTTGGTCATAATATCCAGCAAGTCATCGCAGAAGCACGGTCTGCTTTAGTAGCAAAAGCAACTTTATTAGGGGTAGTGAATAGTCCCTTGGCAGTTGTCTCCACAGCTAGCACAGCATTCCCTACGAAGAAAATTTGCCTTACAGTTAACAACCGCTTGGGTTTACACGCTCGTCCGGCAGCACAATTTGTCACCACTGTCTCTAAATTTCAATCGCAGATTTGGGTAAAGAATCTTACTAGAAGTACAAATACTGTTAGAGGTGACAGTATTAATCAAGTCGCAACTTTAGGGGTGCGTCAAGGACACGAGTTAGAGATTACAGCCAGCGGTGCTGATGCAGAACAGGCTTTAGCAGCTTTAGCAGAATTAATCGCCAATAATTTTGGAGAAGATGATTCTGCTTTAGAATTACCACCAGCCGTAGAACACCATACCCCAACAACTCATGGCGAACTTTCGGGAATTGCAGCTTCTCCTGGGGTAGCGATCGCACCTGTAATTCATTATCAAGCGGCTGCTATTACGCCTACAGAATACAACGTAGAAGATGTAGAAGCCGAGTGGCAAAGGTTAGAAACAGCGATCGCTACCGCACAACAGCAAATTCAAGCATTATTTTCCCAAGCTTCCATGCAAATTGGCGACACAGAAGCGGGGATTTTTGTTGCCCATCTGCTGTTTTTAGAAGATCCAGTATTGTTAGAAGCAGTACGCCAAAGGATTTACGACCATCATCTCAACGCCGAAGCCGCTTGGCAAGCTGTGGTTGATGAAGTCGCTGCTAGCTATCACCAATTAGAAGATGCATACTTACAAGAACGAGTTGAGGATGTGGTGGATGTGGGACAGCGAGTGCTGCGGTTGTTAGGAGGGACATCAGCGCAGGCTTTGGAACTCAGCGAACCAGCGATTTTAGTAGCCAGTGATTTGACTCCCTCCGACACCATCGGATTAGATCCCAGCAAAGTTTTAGGTATTTGTACGACTTCTGGAAGTGCCACATCTCACAGTGCAATTATTGCCCGTACATTAGGGATTCCCGCAGTATTAGGCGTAGATGCAGGCATATTGTATCTGGAAGACGGTACAATCATGGCTCTTGATGGTGAGAGTGGCAAAGCTTGGGTAGAGCCAGAACCAGATATTTTGAGTATATTAGAAGCTAAACGCGAAGCATGGCAAACCACGCAACAAGAAGCGCTAGCCAAAGCACACCAACCAGCCATTACTCGCGATGGTAAGCAAGTAAATGTATTTGCCAACATCGGTAGTATAGCTGACGTTCAAGTGGCCTTAGCTAGCGGCGCTGAAGGAGTAGGACTACTGCGTACAGAATTTCTGTATCTAGGTAGGACAAGTGCTCCCACGGAAGAGGAGCAATTAGCAGTATACCAAGCGATCGCACAAGTTTTAAATCAACAACCATTAATTATTCGGACATTGGATGTCGGTGGCGATAAACCACTGCCTTACATTAAGGTTCCATTAGAGACAAATCCCTTCCTCGGCTGGCGGGGAATTCGCTTATGTTTAGATCATCCCGATTTATTTAAAACCCAGTTACGGGCAATTTTGCGCGCCAGCCACGGACACAATATTAAAATTATGCTGCCGATGATTGCTACAATCACCGAAGTTCGCGCAGCTAAAGCCATATTAAATGAAGTGCAAAGGGAACTGACACAAGCAAATATACCCTTTGATACCAAGATAAAAATCGGCATCATGATCGAAGTACCCGCAGCGGTCGCGATCGCCGATCAACTAGCAGCCGAAGTAGACTTTTTTAGTATCGGAACTAACGACCTTAGCCAGTATGTCATGGCAGGCGATCGCAACAATCCCCGTGTCGCCAATTTAACAGACGCACTCCACCCAGCAGTTTTGCGAATGGTACAACAAACAGTCCAAGCCGGTCATGCAGCGGGAATTTGGGTAGGATTATGTGGAGAACTCGCCGCCGATCCATCAGCGACAGAGATTTTATTAGGTTTAGGATTAGATGAATTGAGCCTCAATCCCCAAGCCATCCCCATTTTAAAACAAGCGATCGCCCAATTAACTATCAGTGAGTGTCAGGCGATCGCCGCATCAGCCTTACAACTAGATTCCGCCACCCATGTTAGACAACTCACTTCATAA
- a CDS encoding S-layer homology domain-containing protein → MRQFLSVVSLVFLLQNLPAFQLLQVAQATSSDSSEAIQQVVAAKWMSNSSDGKFYPERFVSRAELAAIMVKVFRLDKRQAISKENVATPDVPSSHWAFNDIQTVLKTDIMKGYRGNLFFPNQRVTKAEALAIFAQAYGVFQFPEDTVKEILSSHPDAGSIPTWARQAIATVISEGFLSTDAQGNIFPLRPMTRGDMADVLSKYLQRQQKQPDTPVVPTSPDSPQLP, encoded by the coding sequence ATGCGTCAATTTCTCAGTGTGGTTTCTTTAGTTTTTTTGCTACAAAACTTACCAGCATTTCAACTATTACAAGTAGCACAAGCAACTTCTAGTGACTCATCTGAGGCTATTCAACAAGTAGTTGCTGCTAAATGGATGAGTAACTCTTCGGATGGCAAGTTTTATCCAGAAAGGTTTGTGAGTCGGGCGGAATTAGCCGCAATTATGGTTAAGGTATTTCGCTTGGATAAACGCCAAGCTATTAGCAAAGAAAATGTCGCCACTCCAGATGTACCATCCTCTCATTGGGCATTTAATGATATTCAAACAGTTTTAAAAACCGATATTATGAAAGGCTATCGGGGTAATTTGTTTTTCCCTAATCAAAGGGTGACAAAGGCAGAAGCCTTAGCAATTTTTGCCCAAGCTTACGGTGTATTTCAGTTCCCTGAAGATACTGTCAAAGAAATTCTCTCTTCCCATCCAGATGCAGGTTCAATTCCAACTTGGGCTAGACAAGCGATCGCAACTGTAATTAGCGAAGGATTTCTCTCTACAGATGCTCAAGGCAATATTTTCCCATTACGTCCTATGACTCGGGGGGATATGGCTGATGTATTAAGTAAATATTTGCAACGACAACAGAAACAACCAGACACTCCAGTAGTTCCCACAAGTCCAGATAGCCCACAGTTACCTTAG
- the rpiA gene encoding ribose-5-phosphate isomerase RpiA, whose translation MTAAADPVKLMKQEVGKAAAALVKSGSIVGLGTGSTTAYTIQFLGERLQSGELKDIVGVPTSFQSEVLAKQYGVPLTTLDAIDHIDIAIDGADEVDPQKNLIKGGGAAHTREKVVDYLANQFIVVVDSGKLVDRLGSSFAVPVEVIPMAITPVTDAIKKLGGKPELRMGVKKAGPVITDQGNFVLDVRFDSIDDPVNLEKTLNNIPGVLENGIFVNCVDLVLVGEVKDGQPLVRQF comes from the coding sequence ATGACCGCAGCAGCAGACCCCGTGAAGTTGATGAAACAAGAAGTTGGCAAAGCCGCAGCCGCTTTAGTCAAATCAGGTTCGATTGTCGGGTTGGGTACGGGTTCAACCACGGCGTACACCATTCAGTTTTTGGGGGAACGCCTTCAATCTGGTGAACTCAAAGATATTGTGGGCGTTCCTACTTCGTTTCAATCAGAAGTGCTAGCAAAGCAATACGGCGTTCCTCTCACTACTTTGGACGCTATTGACCACATTGATATTGCCATTGATGGGGCTGATGAAGTTGACCCCCAAAAGAATTTAATTAAAGGTGGTGGCGCAGCCCACACCCGTGAAAAAGTTGTAGATTACTTGGCAAATCAGTTTATTGTCGTAGTTGATAGTGGGAAGTTAGTAGACCGTTTGGGTTCTAGCTTTGCGGTTCCAGTGGAAGTAATTCCTATGGCGATTACTCCTGTGACTGATGCCATTAAGAAACTAGGCGGTAAACCAGAACTCCGTATGGGCGTTAAAAAAGCAGGCCCAGTCATCACCGACCAAGGAAACTTCGTTTTAGATGTGCGCTTTGACTCCATTGACGACCCTGTAAACCTCGAGAAAACCCTGAATAACATTCCTGGCGTTCTCGAAAATGGTATCTTCGTCAATTGCGTCGATTTAGTCTTAGTTGGCGAAGTTAAAGACGGTCAGCCATTGGTAAGGCAGTTTTAG
- a CDS encoding NAD(P)H-hydrate dehydratase, translating to MTHLQQREQEISQYVVTAAQMRDIEERIFTAGMPVVALMEKVAGLISRRLLAMIPPGKSRVGVLVGPGHNGGDALVVARELHFQGYEVWIYNPFPKLKELTSQHLQYAQSLGIPCYQAIEQLPDCDLLVDGLFGFGLERKLTDAIASAIDQLNTWKQPIFSIDLPSGLHTDTGEVLGTAIRATHTFCLGLWKQAFLQDQALDYLGKAELIDFDIPLADVQAVLKDAPKITRITTAKAISNLPLPRPPVTHKYKEGHLLLICGSHRYAGGAILTALGARASGVGMLSIAVPEYIKPILVSHLPEALVVGCPETETGAFTGGVGGAIAKLQLPEKTDLNSFDAIACGPGLTTDSTPIVEQVIASERPLLLDADGLNILAQMGTIPTLQKRQATTILTPHEGEFKRLFPDIPNIHQDRVKAVRSAAMQSGAIVLLKGARTAIANSQGSVWLNPESTPALARGGSGDVLTGILGGLLAQAVKKQIALEDMVATASWWHSQAGILAAHERTELGVDAFTLTQYLMKAVRGIGD from the coding sequence ATGACTCATCTTCAGCAAAGGGAACAAGAAATTTCCCAATACGTAGTTACCGCAGCGCAGATGCGGGATATTGAAGAGAGGATATTTACCGCGGGAATGCCTGTAGTGGCTTTAATGGAAAAGGTGGCGGGACTAATTTCCCGTCGCCTGCTGGCGATGATTCCTCCGGGTAAATCTCGTGTGGGGGTTTTAGTCGGCCCGGGACATAACGGCGGCGATGCTTTGGTAGTAGCAAGGGAATTGCACTTTCAGGGATATGAGGTTTGGATTTACAACCCTTTTCCTAAACTCAAGGAATTAACTTCACAGCATTTGCAATATGCCCAGAGTTTAGGGATACCTTGTTATCAAGCAATTGAGCAGTTGCCAGATTGTGATTTATTAGTTGATGGCTTATTCGGCTTTGGTTTAGAAAGAAAGTTAACTGATGCGATCGCATCTGCTATCGATCAGTTGAATACCTGGAAGCAGCCGATTTTTAGCATTGATTTACCTTCCGGCTTACACACTGATACTGGTGAAGTGTTGGGAACAGCAATTCGCGCTACACATACGTTTTGCTTGGGTTTATGGAAGCAAGCTTTTCTACAGGATCAGGCTTTAGATTATCTTGGTAAAGCTGAGTTAATAGATTTTGATATTCCCTTAGCTGATGTGCAAGCTGTACTCAAAGATGCACCGAAAATTACCCGCATCACTACAGCCAAAGCTATATCGAATTTACCATTACCTCGTCCCCCAGTCACCCACAAATACAAAGAAGGACATTTACTGTTAATTTGTGGTTCTCATCGTTATGCTGGTGGGGCAATTTTAACCGCTTTGGGTGCGCGTGCTAGTGGTGTGGGAATGCTGTCTATTGCTGTACCAGAGTATATTAAACCGATTCTGGTGTCCCATTTACCAGAAGCTTTAGTTGTAGGCTGTCCAGAAACAGAGACAGGAGCGTTCACCGGAGGTGTTGGCGGAGCCATCGCTAAACTACAATTACCAGAAAAGACCGATTTAAATTCCTTCGATGCGATCGCTTGTGGCCCTGGTTTAACTACAGATAGTACTCCTATTGTGGAACAAGTCATCGCAAGCGAACGCCCCTTGTTGCTTGATGCTGATGGTTTAAATATCTTGGCGCAAATGGGAACTATCCCCACCTTACAAAAACGCCAAGCTACAACCATACTTACACCCCACGAAGGTGAATTTAAGCGATTATTTCCCGATATCCCGAATATCCATCAAGATAGAGTCAAAGCTGTGCGATCAGCAGCCATGCAAAGTGGCGCAATAGTTTTATTAAAAGGCGCAAGAACTGCGATCGCCAATTCCCAAGGTTCAGTATGGCTAAATCCTGAAAGTACCCCAGCATTAGCCCGTGGTGGTAGCGGTGATGTGTTAACTGGAATACTTGGTGGACTGTTGGCGCAAGCCGTAAAAAAACAAATTGCCCTAGAAGATATGGTTGCAACTGCTTCCTGGTGGCATTCCCAAGCCGGAATTTTAGCAGCCCATGAGCGTACAGAATTAGGTGTAGATGCGTTTACTTTGACACAGTATTTGATGAAAGCGGTTAGGGGGATTGGGGATTAG
- a CDS encoding aldo/keto reductase, with amino-acid sequence MVEKTTRRNFLLTSVAVASGVVGAHTLQQETSNAAQSTATMPERVLGRTGVKVPIFGLGGAGTKTPLDKKDREADALAIIQRAFELGIRYFDTAASYGENEIYLGKVLPSHRSEIFLASKTFNKDRDGAWRELERSLKRLNTNYLDLWQLHSVALPEHVQQIFASNGAIKALQEAQEQKIVRFVGVTGHREPDVIVEALRRYPFHTTLIPVNPADKHHPRPYFPSVLPLARQKNVGVIAMKVPAYGKLFQSGALTGMQEAMGYALSQKGVNCCVISVDDVQQLEENFKVARAFEELSNSQLAEIEKRTAKIWQDSTFYRAWG; translated from the coding sequence ATGGTAGAAAAAACCACACGGCGTAATTTTTTACTTACTAGCGTGGCTGTAGCGAGCGGTGTTGTGGGCGCACATACTTTGCAACAGGAAACTTCCAATGCAGCTCAATCAACCGCTACAATGCCAGAGCGAGTTCTAGGACGCACTGGTGTAAAAGTTCCTATCTTTGGATTGGGAGGTGCAGGTACAAAAACACCACTCGATAAAAAAGATAGAGAAGCTGATGCTTTGGCCATAATTCAAAGAGCGTTTGAACTCGGTATTCGTTATTTTGATACTGCTGCTAGCTACGGAGAGAATGAAATTTATTTGGGAAAAGTGCTACCATCTCACCGCTCCGAAATATTTTTAGCTAGTAAGACTTTTAATAAAGATAGGGATGGCGCTTGGCGAGAATTGGAGCGTTCTCTTAAACGGCTTAATACCAATTATCTAGACTTGTGGCAGTTACATAGCGTTGCTTTACCCGAACATGTGCAGCAAATCTTTGCCAGCAATGGTGCAATTAAAGCTTTACAAGAGGCTCAAGAGCAGAAAATTGTCCGGTTTGTTGGTGTTACAGGACACCGCGAACCAGATGTCATAGTTGAAGCTTTGCGTCGCTATCCCTTCCATACCACCCTGATTCCCGTAAACCCGGCAGATAAACACCATCCACGCCCTTACTTTCCCTCCGTTTTACCATTAGCTCGGCAAAAAAATGTCGGTGTAATCGCCATGAAAGTACCTGCTTACGGGAAGTTGTTCCAATCAGGTGCTTTAACAGGAATGCAGGAAGCAATGGGTTATGCTTTATCCCAAAAAGGCGTAAATTGTTGCGTAATTTCTGTAGATGATGTGCAGCAATTAGAAGAAAATTTCAAAGTAGCTCGTGCTTTTGAGGAACTGAGCAATAGCCAACTCGCAGAGATTGAAAAACGCACAGCTAAAATTTGGCAGGACAGCACATTCTATCGTGCGTGGGGTTAA
- a CDS encoding ABC transporter ATP-binding protein/permease, which translates to MANYFAVINLKEYLNNKLQFFHKFWAIAKLYWFSNEKWGAIFSILLLLGLLQFSTQMNVIANTEEGNFISALAAKDPQRFWRSIGIFVGLRIFLVVLRVWYTYVRFKPILAWRLWLTNYFIGKYLNQRSFYEINNFQKELDNPDQRIAEDIQGFTEISISIFLDLFNTCIQVIAFSGVLWRISPTLMIFLIIYAGTGTLISIGFFGKKLVNINVERQKKEGDFRFGLVRLRENAESVAFYRGEAQEINLLQYLFKQVFNNFISWIIWQQVYFGAFIRVYDIIPPILPALVLAPKVLAGELEVGKIAEAAGAFMALNGALYVIVRRFENLTNLGAGIERLFEFYNFLQQPKRNIQNGLTQYQTINTIEDKCLAIQNLTLYTPNYQRILFHDISFTLQPGQGLLIQGTSGCGKSSLLRAIAGLWDYGTGTIIRPKLEEMLFLPQRPYMVLGNLRNQLIYPQLTVNITDDELEKVLQQVNLPNLVNRFGSFNVEKDWSDVLSLGEQQRIAFARLIITKPKYVILDEATSALDIENERNLYQYLLDTQTTFISVGHRPTIFKYHQITLELMN; encoded by the coding sequence ATGGCAAATTATTTTGCGGTAATAAATCTGAAAGAGTATCTAAATAATAAATTGCAGTTTTTTCATAAATTTTGGGCAATTGCTAAACTTTACTGGTTTAGTAATGAAAAATGGGGTGCAATCTTTTCTATTTTACTGCTTTTAGGATTGTTGCAATTTTCCACACAGATGAATGTCATTGCCAACACTGAGGAGGGGAATTTTATTTCTGCTCTAGCAGCGAAAGATCCTCAGAGGTTTTGGAGAAGTATCGGCATATTTGTAGGCTTACGGATTTTTTTAGTTGTCTTGAGAGTTTGGTACACTTATGTTCGGTTTAAACCTATTCTGGCTTGGCGGTTGTGGTTAACTAATTATTTTATTGGTAAATATTTAAATCAACGTTCTTTTTATGAAATCAATAATTTTCAAAAAGAACTTGATAACCCTGATCAGCGTATAGCTGAAGATATCCAAGGCTTTACAGAAATTTCAATCTCTATATTTTTGGATCTTTTTAATACTTGTATACAAGTTATTGCTTTTAGTGGAGTTCTCTGGAGAATTTCACCCACCCTAATGATTTTTTTAATCATTTATGCTGGTACTGGTACTCTCATATCGATTGGTTTTTTTGGAAAAAAACTAGTTAACATTAATGTCGAACGGCAAAAAAAAGAAGGTGATTTCCGTTTTGGTTTAGTCCGCCTGAGAGAGAATGCAGAATCAGTAGCTTTCTATCGCGGAGAAGCACAGGAAATCAACTTGCTCCAATATTTATTTAAGCAAGTATTTAATAATTTCATTAGTTGGATAATTTGGCAACAAGTATACTTCGGCGCTTTCATTAGAGTTTATGATATTATTCCTCCAATTCTACCCGCATTGGTTTTAGCTCCCAAGGTTCTAGCTGGAGAATTAGAAGTTGGGAAAATTGCAGAAGCTGCAGGTGCATTTATGGCTCTTAACGGAGCTTTGTATGTCATTGTCAGAAGGTTTGAAAATTTGACTAATTTGGGTGCGGGAATTGAGCGTTTATTTGAATTTTATAATTTCCTGCAACAGCCAAAAAGAAATATTCAGAATGGGCTAACACAGTATCAAACAATTAATACTATAGAAGATAAATGTTTAGCTATCCAAAATTTAACTTTGTATACGCCAAACTATCAAAGAATTTTATTTCATGATATTTCATTCACACTGCAACCAGGACAAGGACTCTTAATTCAAGGTACTAGTGGCTGTGGGAAAAGTTCTTTATTAAGAGCGATCGCCGGATTATGGGATTATGGTACAGGTACAATTATTCGACCAAAGTTAGAGGAAATGCTTTTCTTACCTCAACGCCCTTATATGGTTTTGGGGAATCTCCGCAATCAGTTAATCTATCCTCAACTAACTGTAAATATAACTGATGATGAACTTGAAAAAGTTTTACAACAGGTTAATCTACCAAATTTAGTGAACAGATTTGGCAGTTTTAACGTAGAAAAAGACTGGTCTGATGTACTATCTCTAGGAGAACAACAGCGTATTGCTTTTGCTCGCTTGATTATTACTAAGCCAAAGTATGTGATTTTAGATGAAGCTACTAGCGCTTTAGATATAGAAAACGAAAGAAATTTATATCAATATCTTTTAGATACACAGACAACTTTTATCAGTGTCGGTCACCGTCCTACTATCTTCAAATATCATCAAATAACTTTAGAATTGATGAATTGA
- the mnmA gene encoding tRNA 2-thiouridine(34) synthase MnmA, translating into MKKVVVGLSGGVDSSAAAAILHNQGYEVIGLTLWLMKGKGQCCSEGMIDAANICEQLGIPHQVVDIRDVFQTNIVDYLVSGYSAGITPLPCSQCNKTVKFGPMVQYAREQLGCDRIATGHYARINYDEATRRYQLLRAVDRNKDQSYFLYDLSQDLLAATVFPLGEMQKADTRRIAAEYGLATADKPESQDLCLVESNGSMRAFLDQYLAPKTGDIVDTAGKVLGQHDGVHHYTIGQRKGLGIAAAEPLYVIELDAVNNKVIVGDRTKATQPECTVNRVNWVSIAEPSAPIHAEVQIRYRSQPTPVTVIPLENSRVRLVFDEPQFSITPGQAAVWYEGEKVLGGGIIEQFT; encoded by the coding sequence ATGAAAAAAGTCGTCGTTGGTCTTTCCGGTGGCGTTGACAGTTCCGCCGCTGCTGCAATCCTACACAATCAGGGCTATGAAGTTATTGGTTTGACCCTTTGGCTAATGAAAGGTAAAGGTCAATGTTGCTCTGAAGGAATGATCGACGCGGCTAATATCTGCGAACAATTGGGTATTCCCCATCAAGTTGTTGATATTCGCGATGTCTTTCAGACAAATATTGTCGATTACCTGGTGTCTGGTTACAGCGCTGGGATCACACCTTTACCTTGTTCGCAGTGCAATAAAACGGTGAAATTTGGCCCAATGGTGCAGTATGCGCGTGAACAACTCGGATGCGATCGCATCGCTACGGGTCATTATGCCCGCATTAACTATGATGAAGCTACTAGACGCTATCAATTGCTAAGAGCTGTTGACCGCAATAAAGACCAATCTTATTTCCTCTACGATTTGTCGCAAGATTTACTCGCAGCTACCGTATTTCCCCTAGGTGAAATGCAAAAAGCTGACACCCGCAGGATTGCTGCTGAATACGGACTCGCAACCGCCGACAAACCAGAAAGCCAAGATTTATGCTTAGTAGAAAGCAACGGTTCCATGCGGGCATTTCTAGATCAATATCTCGCCCCAAAAACAGGCGATATTGTTGATACAGCCGGTAAAGTTTTGGGACAGCATGATGGTGTCCATCATTACACCATTGGGCAGCGTAAAGGCTTGGGAATCGCCGCCGCTGAACCACTGTATGTAATTGAATTAGATGCAGTCAATAATAAAGTGATTGTAGGCGATCGCACTAAAGCCACCCAACCAGAATGCACCGTTAATCGGGTAAATTGGGTTTCTATTGCTGAACCATCAGCCCCCATTCACGCTGAAGTACAAATTCGCTATCGTTCCCAACCCACTCCAGTCACAGTAATTCCCTTAGAAAACTCCCGCGTCCGTTTAGTGTTTGATGAACCCCAGTTCAGCATCACCCCCGGACAAGCTGCGGTATGGTACGAAGGCGAGAAAGTCTTAGGCGGCGGAATTATTGAGCAGTTTACCTAA
- a CDS encoding DUF6174 domain-containing protein, whose protein sequence is MVRINKAKLNWLFIILFLTSGIAFLTNKTPLGNISSNRLAKAQKKWNEQNISHYRLTLNYSFHDNCQQEVEIKDEKVIAVKRNNCPTIPAQTISELFQQIQASEDGTKCGPNGCACDGPVDIHAKYDAQYGYPHQLEMELASNKRWQYLDYWHNQMQGLPCTMIGFINQKITVTNFTPIQPQ, encoded by the coding sequence ATGGTTCGTATAAATAAAGCCAAACTAAATTGGCTATTTATCATATTATTTTTAACTAGCGGTATTGCCTTTCTTACTAACAAAACTCCCTTGGGAAATATATCTTCCAATCGGCTAGCAAAAGCTCAGAAAAAGTGGAATGAACAGAATATTTCCCATTATCGTTTAACTCTTAATTACTCTTTTCATGATAATTGTCAACAAGAAGTAGAAATTAAAGATGAAAAAGTAATTGCTGTGAAGCGAAACAATTGCCCAACCATACCCGCACAGACAATCAGCGAATTGTTCCAGCAAATCCAAGCTTCAGAAGATGGAACAAAATGTGGGCCAAACGGATGCGCCTGTGATGGGCCAGTTGATATTCATGCAAAATACGATGCTCAATATGGATATCCGCATCAATTAGAGATGGAATTAGCATCCAATAAACGTTGGCAATATTTGGATTACTGGCACAACCAAATGCAGGGTTTACCTTGTACAATGATTGGATTTATTAATCAAAAAATTACTGTTACTAACTTTACACCTATTCAGCCACAGTAA